From the genome of Bactrocera oleae isolate idBacOlea1 chromosome 2, idBacOlea1, whole genome shotgun sequence, one region includes:
- the ppk15 gene encoding sodium channel protein Nach — protein sequence MFWPLLACLRDYCANCSLAGISYIANNKLHISERVFWLFCFIISAYGSYKLISTFERDFELSAVSIVFESLTPYDKIYFPSVAVCETLEKDGTTPAVEQYIESYPEEYDYDIEIFVLKLIFPHEYNTGNARAHCFDKEGTESECPHTHYRELTEKLHQNCSNVLVECSLGQKAFNCCHYFVPLLTPYGYCFLLNSRQNNHPDSKYWFPNEVEDNHATMRLVTDVAVEVFVLNKEDIPYANLAGITTKVATPGKHTDLQISVQEMVNDMDVREVSPEHRGCRFPEEIMPRSSFRVYSFSACIVDCIGALQMRYCNCTIFNLMPTARADVPDCDYKGILCLEKETKVAPDIKLLLPWPENNETCDCLPSCTEHDLRAVSEYSPSNHKGNDKRSVAISLVDRPTERYRRQALRTRLDVVVSIGGILGLFLGASILSLIELVYYFTFRLYNNIQMIRNSERERNGIVQKGKGKGASLK from the exons ATGTTCTGGCCACTGCTCGCCTGTTTGCGCGACTACTGCGCTAATTGCTCCTTGGCCGGCATCAGCTACATTGCCAATAACAA ATTACATATTAGTGAACGCGTTTTCTGGCTCTTTTGCTTCATAATCTCCGCCTATGGCTCGTACAAGCTCATTTCAACATTCGAACGCGACTTTGAATTATCAGCTGTCAGCATTGTCTTCGAGAGTTTAACGCCGTATGACAAAATCTATTTTCCCAGCGTGGCCGTGTGTGAGACATTGGAAAAGGATGGCACCACCCCAGCGGTGGAGCAATATATTGAGAG ttaCCCCGAAGAGTatgactatgacatagaaatttTTGTCTTAAAACTAATATTCCCACATGAGTACAACACCGGCAATGCTAGAGCACATTGTTTCGATAAGGAGGGCACTGAGTCTGAGTGCCCACATACCCACTACAGGGAACTAACAGAGAAG CTTCATCAGAACTGCTCCAACGTTTTAGTAGAATGCTCACTCGGACAAAAGGCCTTCAACTGCTGTCACTACTTTGTGCCACTACTTACACCTTATGGTTACTGTTTTCTTTTAAACTCGAGGCAAAATAATCATCC CGACAGCAAATATTGGTTTCCGAATGAGGTAGAGGACAATCATGCCACAATGCGCCTGGTTACCGATGTTGCAGTCGAG GTTTTCGTACTCAACAAGGAGGACATACCTTACGCCAATCTAGCTGGTATTACAACAAAGGTGGCAACACCAGGCAAACATACAGACCTTCAAATATCTGTGCAGGAAATGGTTAACGACATGGATGTGCGCGAAGTGTCACCAGAGCATCGCGGTTGCCGCTTCCCTGAGGAGATCATGCCGCGGTCATCGTTTCGCGTCTACAGCTTCAGTGCCTGTATTGTCGATTGTATTGGCGCATTGCAAATGCGTTACTGCAATTGCACGATATTCAATTTAATGCCGACAGCGCGTGCCGATGTACCCGATTGTGATTATAAAGGTATTTTATGCTTGGAGAAGGAAACGAAGGTCGCGCCCGATATTAAATTATTGCTGCCATGGCCGGAAAATAATGAAACGTGTGACTGCTTGCCGTCGTGCACTGAACACGACTTACGTGCGGTTTCCGAGTATAGTCCGAG CAATCATAAAGGTAATGACAAGCGCAGTGTTGCGATCAGTCTGGTTGACCGGCCCACGGAGCGTTATCGTCGCCAAGCGTTACGTACGCGTTTAGATGTTGTGGTCAGTATAGGCGGTATATTGGGACTATTTTTAGGTGCCAGCATTTTGAGTCTCATTGAACTTGTTTACTATTTTACTTTTCGGCTTTACAACAATATCCAAATGATAAGAAATAGCGAGAGGGAGCGAAATGGAATAGTCCAAAAAGGAAAAGGAAAGGGTGCGAGTTTGAAATAA